One genomic segment of Mobula hypostoma chromosome 2, sMobHyp1.1, whole genome shotgun sequence includes these proteins:
- the hey2 gene encoding hairy/enhancer-of-split related with YRPW motif protein 2 isoform X2 has translation MKRPCEESSSDSDIDETIDVGSENIYAGQDNNVLMRAGSPSTTSQIMARKKRRGIIEKRRRDRINNSLSELRRLVPTAFEKQGSAKLEKAEILQMTVDHLKMLRATGGKGFFDAHALAMDFMSIGFRECLAEVARYLSSVEGLDTSDPLRLRLVSHLNTYASQREAAVMSSSVATHHHHHHHHHHQQQQHQRHQQRLQQHQQHQHWAAAFHQLPSALLQHHGLASDRLLATASSELHPGPWLVTHCKRHQYCYEQIDSNFTRELSAFKYPNVDYFVYANYNHSAVSPKGTLL, from the exons ATGAAACGTCCCTGTGAAGAAAGTTCTTCAGATAGTGATATTGATGAAACCATAGACGTAGGGAGCGAAAATATCTACGCAGG ACAAGACAATAATGTACTGATGAGAGCTGGGTCTCCGTCAACAACTTCCCAAATCATGGCTAGAAAGAAAAGAAGAGGG ATCATTGAGAAAAGACGCCGGGATCGCATTAACAACAGTTTGTCAGAGCTTCGTCGTCTGGTCCCCACTGCTTTTGAGAAACAG GGATCAGCAAAGCTAGAGAAAGCGGAAATACTTCAGATGACGGTGGACCATTTAAAGATGCTTCGGGCGACCGGAGGTAAAG GGTTTTTTGACGCTCACGCTCTCGCCATGGACTTTATGAGCATCGGTTTCCGGGAGTGCTTGGCCGAGGTGGCCCGTTATTTGAGCTCGGTTGAAGGTCTGGACACCTCGGACCCGCTGCGTCTCCGTCTGGTCTCTCACCTCAACACGTACGCCTCGCAGCGAGAAGCGGCAGTGATGAGCTCGTCGGTGGCTactcaccatcaccaccaccaccatcatcacCACCAGCAGCAGCAGCATCAGCGGCACCAGCAGCGGCTCCAGCAGCACCAACAGCACCAGCACTGGGCCGCCGCCTTCCACCAGCTGCCCTCCGCTTTGTTGCAGCACCACGGCCTTGCCAGTGACCGGCTGCTGGCCACCGCCTCTTCTGAACTGCACCCAG GGCCGTGGCTTGTAACCCACTGCAAGAGGCACCAGTACTGTTACGAGCAAATCGACAGCAATTTTACACGCGAGCTTTCAGCTTTCAAGTATCCTAATGTGGACTATTTTGTGTACGCAAATTATAACCATTCCGCTGTATCTCCCAAAGGAACCTTGCTCTAA
- the hey2 gene encoding hairy/enhancer-of-split related with YRPW motif protein 2 isoform X1 encodes MKRPCEESSSDSDIDETIDVGSENIYAGQDNNVLMRAGSPSTTSQIMARKKRRGIIEKRRRDRINNSLSELRRLVPTAFEKQGSAKLEKAEILQMTVDHLKMLRATGGKGFFDAHALAMDFMSIGFRECLAEVARYLSSVEGLDTSDPLRLRLVSHLNTYASQREAAVMSSSVATHHHHHHHHHHQQQQHQRHQQRLQQHQQHQHWAAAFHQLPSALLQHHGLASDRLLATASSELHPGTAVPQPRQGSALLTATLAAAAAAAAAAAAQGDTSPGAAPAGGAGLVAPLSTSLLSLSATVHAAAHAHTFPLPLGALPAVFPPGGAVLSPAGFGAVPLAGNRSSGGGGKHYRPWGTEIGAF; translated from the exons ATGAAACGTCCCTGTGAAGAAAGTTCTTCAGATAGTGATATTGATGAAACCATAGACGTAGGGAGCGAAAATATCTACGCAGG ACAAGACAATAATGTACTGATGAGAGCTGGGTCTCCGTCAACAACTTCCCAAATCATGGCTAGAAAGAAAAGAAGAGGG ATCATTGAGAAAAGACGCCGGGATCGCATTAACAACAGTTTGTCAGAGCTTCGTCGTCTGGTCCCCACTGCTTTTGAGAAACAG GGATCAGCAAAGCTAGAGAAAGCGGAAATACTTCAGATGACGGTGGACCATTTAAAGATGCTTCGGGCGACCGGAGGTAAAG GGTTTTTTGACGCTCACGCTCTCGCCATGGACTTTATGAGCATCGGTTTCCGGGAGTGCTTGGCCGAGGTGGCCCGTTATTTGAGCTCGGTTGAAGGTCTGGACACCTCGGACCCGCTGCGTCTCCGTCTGGTCTCTCACCTCAACACGTACGCCTCGCAGCGAGAAGCGGCAGTGATGAGCTCGTCGGTGGCTactcaccatcaccaccaccaccatcatcacCACCAGCAGCAGCAGCATCAGCGGCACCAGCAGCGGCTCCAGCAGCACCAACAGCACCAGCACTGGGCCGCCGCCTTCCACCAGCTGCCCTCCGCTTTGTTGCAGCACCACGGCCTTGCCAGTGACCGGCTGCTGGCCACCGCCTCTTCTGAACTGCACCCAGGTACCGCCGTCCCACAGCCCCGGCAAGGCTCGGCTTTGCTCACCGCTACCCTGGCGGCGGCGGCGGCTGCGGCGGCCGCGGCCGCGGCTCAAGGCGATACGTCGCCAGGGGCGGCCCCTGCTGGCGGCGCTGGCCTCGTGGCTCCGCTCTCCACCTCTCTGCTCTCCCTCTCCGCTACGGTACACGCCGCCGCCCACGCCCACACCTTCCCGCTCCCGCTCGGTGCCCTGCCCGCCGTGTTTCCCCCGGGCGGTGCGGTGCTCAGCCCAGCCGGCTTCGGCGCCGTCCCTCTTGCCGGTAACAGAAGCAGCGGCGGCGGGGGGAAACACTACAGGCCATGGGGAACGGAGATAGGAGCCTTCTGA